The following are encoded in a window of Narcine bancroftii isolate sNarBan1 chromosome 2, sNarBan1.hap1, whole genome shotgun sequence genomic DNA:
- the pop7 gene encoding ribonuclease P protein subunit p20 produces the protein MADRATVAPQLGSQPALEGAADMDPVEYTLRKRLPRKLPRRKNDVYVNMKTDFRAQLGRCQKMLESGGFREICIHGLGLAINRAINIALQLQAAGFGALQLAANTSTVELVDDLEPELEEGESATRTRNNSAIHIRVFLVLPQGEKAEAVNPCN, from the coding sequence ATGGCCGATCGTGCGACGGTGGCTCCGCAACTGGGCTCTCAGCCTGCGTTGGAGGGCGCAGCGGACATGGACCCGGTGGAGTACACCCTCCGCAAGCGGCTGCCCCGCAAGCTGCCCCGCCGCAAGAACGACGTCTACGTCAACATGAAGACCGACTTCAGGGCGCAGCTCGGTCGctgccagaaaatgctggagagtgGCGGCTTCCGTGAGATCTGCATCCACGGCCTGGGGCTGGCCATCAACCGTGCCATCAACATTGCTCTGCAGCTGCAGGCTGCCGGCTTTGGGGCGCTCCAGCTGGCCGCCAACACGTCCACCGTCGAGCTGGTGGACGATTTAGAACCCGAGCTGGAGGAGGGTGAGTCAGCAACGCGCACAAGGAACAACTCCGCCATTCACATCAGGGTCTTTCTGGTACTCCCCCAAGGTGaaaaagcagaggcagtgaatccctGCAACTGA